cattttggtatccttaactagtgccccgggggcactggttagcatgacccttatcaATTTTGTGGGTGTATTAGtttcagtgttttaaaaatcggactGGTCATCGAACCAGTGAGAGTACTAGGTCATTGGTTCATTGGGCGAATCACCGGGTCACTGGTTGAACCGCATGACACTAAACCGGATAAAACCGGATAACTCGGTTGAATAAATCGGTCTTCAATACAAAACTATATAAGTATTAAATAGGTCGAACTGGATGACCTGATGtctaaaaatacaattaaaataataatcttcttcataaaaatattcaaatcatAACAATGTATTTTATAACTAAATAAAttcatgttatatttttatttttatgatcaACTTATGgttattatgaattaatttaatttcaccacaaaaagaaaagaattcaatttttttaagtaatataatttttatatttaatttatatgttatattataatttttagtgaCGAAAAAGTCCTATTTCCGCCTTACACCAATttaacatataaattataataaatgaGTTTGATGTACCAAAGGTGTGGCTAAAGAGAGCAAGCAAAGACAACAACATTAGGAGAATGATTGCTTGCTTCATCTTGATTTTCTTGTCCTTAATATTCTTAAACGAAAGTCTATAAAATATTGAGACAATGTCAATATACATACATTTATATAGAAGCACCAGTAAGAGACTCGTCCGATAAGCATGGGTCGTAGCGTTATGTATATACTTTACGAAGTTACACTTTATTAaagttacgttttttttttaatgttacaCTTTGTTAAAgttccaattttatttataggTTATATTAAATGATagcatatattaaaataaattactatatCAAGTtagaatgaaaataaattagaatGAAAAACAGTTTTTGTTATGTTATATCACGTTTTagtattgaaaataaattattttaatttgccttaaaatagttaaaatgtaaaaataaaatatcgacatttatttttttgggtacaaatatagctaaaattaatttgaattaaaataataacAGTAAAGGTAAAACGTTTTGAAAAAACGATAGTGTAACACCCTCATAATAAACATCTAGaaagtttcaaaaaaaaaaataaacatctaGAATCAGGGGCGGATCTACACTTGGCTGAGGGTGTGCAATTGCACTCCCTGAGTTTGCAAAATTACACCTATAATTCTAATGAAAATTGCACCCTGCATACCCTGAATATCTAGTGTTGCACCCACCCAATTTTTACTGCACCTACAGACTAAAAGACCGCGATGTGTCATCGTTTCCTCTACTTagactctgtttggtaaaaatagctTACGACTGATAAGCTATAGCTTATGGCTGGTGGCTGATGACTGATAGTTGATAAGttgattgaagtgtttggtaaaattagtagTTCACCTgactgataaatgtaaaatgacataaaatgacatctttaattcaataattttttttattaaattaatattatttaagatacttagaatttaatattttaaactaatttttatatgttgaaTTTTTATATGAGTTACTTTGagaataaaaaatgtatttgtgGAAAGTTATTGAATCGAAAAACCATCAGGAATTTAAAGGAAACGATTGGCTTTGTTATGGAAACTTCGAGTTTTATAGTTTCTGATGATCTTTTTGTGATGCCTAATCTTATTGGAACAAGTTTAAATCTCCTTCAGAAACATGGAGTCAATGattatgatgtttttttttttttgaacgtaaAGTATCTACtccatttcattcataataatatcaCGAATACAAAGGGGAACATCAATGAAAATGTGGAAACTAGCTAAGGATGTGGCCTCTCTTGCTAATACATGAGCGACCTCATTGGCTTGTCTCCTAATATACTCAACCCGAGAGTTTCTAAAATGTGTGTTAAACATGGTCCTACAGTCCTTAATAATATCACCAAGCTCAGACTCATCTCTATTCTTACTATGAAATTTAGTTACAACAATTTGTGAGTCAAGCTCGAAATCCACATGCTCCAGTTGTAAATCTTGAATCCATTTCATGGCATGCAACAATCCCAACGCCTCACCAATGTCCACATTCATAATTGGAGAGAACCATTCCGTCTTAGCAAGTACAAAACTTCCTTGATCATCTCTAACACATACTCCTATACCCACTTTGTTGAGAATAGTGGAGAAGGATGCATCTATATTGCATTTGTACCTTCCAATAGATGGTTTGGACCACCTAGTACCCGCTATAGTTGGTTGAATTCTACTTTGCTTTCGTTTCATTTCTTGTGCTTGGTTCCAACCTGTTAAGAGATTAATGCCACAATCATACACAACATTGACCGATTCTACTTCATTTCTCCACAATTTATTGTTCCTATGTTGCCAAATACTCAAAAGCAAAACTGAGAAGAGTGAAAAGTGGTCTGCTGCCATATGTTGTGCTAGTTCAAGCACACATCCAGATACACTtgtaaaagtgaaaaataaagaGGCAAGTTTTACTTAATATTATTTCCCAGCATTAGTTAAAAGtgaaatttgtgcattcaatatcttaaaaaaatgtaaaaacgtatcttttcaacattaattatatctttgatttccttttttagtgtttttaacAAGTCCATATATATATGAGCACCGCCACTCTTTAGCACAactctatatacatatttaTAAATTCTATTCTTGCCTAATTTTCTGTTTTCTCTAACTAATTCTTCAATCTCTCGTTTTAATAGGTAGTCGATCTTCTCAAATTGTCTTTAATCTCAAAAACTCCTCTGTCGGActttatatttaaaaaggaaCAGTTTGTTGATAATTTAGACCCAAGAAACCGATTTTGGGTTAGGACTGGTGAAGAAAAGGAACTATCAGATAAAATGGTTGTGAAAGTAGTGAGAAGAAAATCAAACGAACAGATTTTGTTTGTTGAAGCTGAAGAAGATTTTGCGGACTTTGTTTTTAGTTTTCTCACCTTTCCCTTGGGAGGAGTGTTGCGTATGCTCCAAGGATTCTCTTCCATATTCTCCATTGATAAATTATATAGGAGCGTGACTGAATTGAGTTCAAACAAAGGTTTATGGTCACAGGAATTTAAAGTCTTGCTAACGAATCCTTCCATTTCCAGGCAATTGGAACTCAGGCATCAGATATTACCGATACGTACTAGCAACTATAAGGAATCCatcaaattatataattttgttgatcCTAAATCCCCTAATTCTGGAGGATATGCTAATGGACCAATAACATTTATGGTGACAGACGACATGGTTGTGACTCCAATGTCATCCATTGATGCTATTTCATATCTTGAAAGAATGAAGGTCCCCCTTAATGATGTGGAGGAAATAGTCGTTAATATTGGCCAAAAAGAGGTAAACAGGAGCGTCGTGTTAGTAGCACTgtctttcattttaatatttcttGTATTAGATTCATTCATAACAACTCACCATATTTGATTTCATGTGGTTGCAGGGTCTCAGCATTCTAAAAGCTTCATTGACCTCAACATCTGATGTTTTGACGAACAGCCTCAACCAGTACATAGGTTAGTACAGTATTCATCCAAGCAAAACCACATCATACATTTGTCTATAAAACCATTACAGAGGAGAAAAGGCCAATTGTTTTCTTCTACTCTAATCGTAGGTGCTACACAATTGATAGTAGTTGGACACTATAATTTGAACAGAATGGGGACCTGAGTGCAATAAGGGAGTCGAGAAGagcaaaattcataaaaattattactttAATGATCATCCAAATCCATTAAATTGAAATGATTGTTTAATTGTTTACTAATAAAGTTGAGTTGCACAAGCTAGACTTCAGAATTTACCTAATTGACCCTCACAGcaacaaacaacaaaagttTGTTCTTGGATTTTGCCGTTCGTTGTCAACATGATGccgtgtatttttttaattttttttttgaaaatttggtatccggtcttaggaccgactaatccaagaggactaatcccaccgcccacttgcggggatcctatttaaagccagagtttttttttttctctgtatggacttagcccaccgaaattggcacagtgggaatcgaacctgagagacccaagccaacaccactcgaccaaacATGGATTATCATGCCGTGTATTAAAGAGCGTGGACCATTTACAACGTTCATATCACATTTGACACATCTTAGTTATTTCTATAATCCAAAATTCTAATTCCTTAATGACAAAGTTAAACCCACATATATAATGCACCGAATTCCATAACATAGTCTCTGTCTAAGCCATCTCAACCATCATGGAACAACAACCACTTCTATCTGgtaaaatttcaatattttttttcacataaattttcaatttttatcacTGATCTTGAATTTTTATCATGATTTTGATTCTGGgtaatttttgtgttttgttgaattagaacaaaaaaatgatttggTTGGGAATCAGAGTGGAAATTGGAGCTCGTATCAGTATCTGGGTCGAACAGGTTCTGCAATACCTACTGGTTCATTGACTGGAACTCATGTAAGTGTTGATGAAATTCGATCTGCTGCTGCTGTTTCTTCTTCTGTAGGCTACTATCCTCCTGTTCATGGGGCTTTGGTTGGATCACCTGAGCCTGATCCTACAGGTAGTGCTCTTATtgtttatgattatgattatttttgTGTCTCTTTTCAGTTATGATGATTggttttgatttgtatttttattatcattttgATGACTGATTGCTGGAAATGTAGACACATATACATTTAATTAAATGTCATAAATTCATAATGATTGGTGAAATTATAGAGTCCAAAGCTATGAAGCATGACTCCTCGGATTAGGCATGTCCGTTGTGCGACACCGACAGGATACTGACACTTATGTGATTGcattgaattgtgtcattttctcaaattattatgtGTGTCGTCGTGTCCGTGTACGTGCCGTGTCAGGATTTCATGCTTCATAGGTCCAAAGTACAAAGTGGCAATTTTTgcagtgttgtcaaataatGGCTATTTTGTTGCCATAGTGTTATAGCATAGCAGAATTTCAGCAAACCACTATTGTCACACGATATGCGATTTAGCACAAAATTTTGCCATTTGTCAAATAGTAGCTATAGCATAGTAGcctagcagaatttgaacaaacaacTATTTCCCGTGATACATGATTGACAACATTGCATTTATTCTTGAATAGGGggaatttgttttatttttattaagcgATGTCTTTTATAATTGTGAGGCAAATAGAGTTACTAGATTTTCTTATTTAAGATATGTCGCAGAAGGGTTTTTTTCATATGTATAAACATGGATGTTAAATACATTGCTTGTTGCAGTGCAAGCTCCTGTCCATCAAGGCGGATATGGAGGAGATTATGGTGGACCAAGACCTGAAGTCCAGAGGTATAATTACTTAAACTGTGTCTGTGAAAGATGTGTTAAAATGATATATACTGCATGAAGTAGCTAGATTACATACTTTCATATATTTGCATTGGAACTGCTCCAATTCATTAGTACGTTGCCGCTCTGCCTTTACATGTGTAAGACATTAGCAATGGCTTCAAAATATCTTAAAAATGGCAATAGCTCAAAAGTTTAGATCTCTTTGATTGACTATGACCTTTGAggaactaagtttttttttttttttgaatggcaaattgttagttgtcagtatattacaatgttatgttagtttttctccttgGCAGGACTTGAACCCTGTACCTCCAACTCTTAAACCCTTaactcaactagcttaaccagttgagctacccatcccaccccCTTTGAGGAACTAAGATGCTTTTGCAACTTTGATTTGTATTGTTAAATATATCTGATCTGGATCATGGTGTTATGCCTCTTTCATATTGATTTCacacaaataattgaaattgtATATATACATCGTGAAGCAACTAATTATATGATCTATTTGCAGTTAAAATGCTCCAAATGCATAAAAATTAGGTTGCcatcatttaatttattttagaaatttcttgttcaaaaaatttattttagaaattGTAATATATCACAAGGGTTGGGATGAGAGTGAAACTAGCATGGTTGATTAAGATAAACTTCTAATCATGTTTGATTTCATTGAAGTATGTCTTGTTTCCGGTAACTGGTTACCGAATTAGCTTATTACTTTCAAGGCTTGTTCTGGTAAAGCATATTATACATGTCTAATTTAACTAAAAAAGTGTCTTCTAATCCTCTATTTTCTCTAAAGTGTAACCTATTCAATAAAGCCCTTAATGATAAAAATTTCTCGAGTTGAATACTCCAGCACTATATTGGgaaataattttgtcaaatgGATAACTCACTTATAGGGAAAATTTGGATGAAGTAGAGATACGAGAGTTGCTCATTGATCATGTTGGTCATCGTTGTTGTTGGGGTAGCCGTCCTGCTCGAACATGGAAGATTCATGCAGTGGAAGACTGTAATGTTTATGTTGGAACTCTCGATACGTTCATAGAAGAAAGAGAGATCATAAAGGAGACAGAGCCATACCTTGGTAGCAGTATTGATGGAAAGGATAAGGGACCCGAACTTAGTATTTGGGAATTGGATCTAAGGTCTCAGTTCCCTGTTCTATTTGTACCCTCCAAAGAAGTGCGTGAAAAGATTCCCCATTCTGAAGTTATTGAGAAATGCTCAGGTAAATTCATTATTTACATCTCAAAGTTTCACAAATCAAATTTCATGTATTTAAGCTGctattttcttaatatttatttttaccttCCAATTAAAACCCGTAAATTATTTTCAGATTGTACCGGGCGAGGAGGGATAGTCTGTAGTACATGCAATGCGGACCAAGAACCTGGACATTATAAAGAAAATCAGATGACTCAATGTCCTAGTTGTTATGGAAGGGGTTTGATTGCTCACAAAGATGGTTCTGACACACTGTAAGTAGTttgtttgcttatattttgtatGTAGGTTAGATGATTGATTGCTCTATTTTCCATAAAATGAAAtactgaaaataaaaaattcaaatgttgAATTCAAGCTTTGGTCAAATGTCTATTCTGCATTGCCTTTTGTGAAGCTGGAAGTTTATACTCACAATTGAAATGCTCAATTAACTTAAGTATGAAATGTTGTGTAACAGAAGTGGCTCAATTTACATGTTCTTGCAGATGTGTGAAATGTAATGGTAAAGGGAAGCTTCCTTGTGCAACCTGTGGATCTCGTGGATTGCTTAAGTGTGAAACGTGTAATGGAACCGGTTCTCTTTTAGCACGCAGTGTAGCCATTGTTAAATGGTATGTTAATCTGCTCGTGTCTAGTTTGTTTACTTTTACTAACTAGAATGGTAAAAATATGCGCTTGCATGGAATAACGTTCCTTAAATTTAATGTAGTTGTTGGAGGTACTCATTTGGTTGGTTTTGGTTctataattttcaataaaatatttcatttttaaactAGTGAAATATGCATTGAAAATATGTTGAGTAAATTGCATCATCAGTTGTTATGAACTATTATGtgtactaaaataaaatttcaattttgcaaGCTCATTACTtgatagagttttttttttttaaagttattaaTGGTATTTTATAAAACTGAATGGTCTTTATATATTCAAGATAAATATTCTGTATTGTTGGTAAGTACTTGTGGTGACCCCAAATATTGAGGAACAAAAGGCCTGTGTTTAATTTGATGTTTGAGCATTACTGCTCAATCCCTTTCACAGATTTGAAATCCATCACTAGAAACAGATTATATTAAATATGGTAAAATTATAAGATTCATTTTGCAGTATCATACAACTTCATGTATCTGACCTTTTTTTAAGATGCTCCTAGTCCTGCAATTTTAGTTTGATATTCTTAAACATTGACTTCTTTTAGCGACAATACTAATTGTAAACATCTGCGCATTTACAGGAGGACACTTTCAACTCGGAAAGTAAATGCAACTAGAGGAGCAGCGTCAGTACCAGACGAGGTTTTCCATAGATCCCAAGGGGTTCAATTATGCAACACTCAGGCTTACCAATGTACTCCCGCCTTTTTCGCTGATtcttattttctcaacaaatttTCTTCTGAAGTCATTGCTGAGAGAGCTCAAGTACCTACCACTGCAAGAGTCATTTGTGAAAGACATACAATCTCAGTTGTTCCAGTAACTCGCGTCACCATGTCTCATCGCCGGCAATCCTTCAGTTTCTATATTGTAGGATATAACAGGGACGTTTACTTAAAGGATTATTACCCCTCTAGATATTGTTGGGGCTTGTGTCCTTGTTTGGAGTGGTTGAAGTTGTGATGTCTTAAGGTTGTACATGTTCTCTTTTGTTTGTTCTGAATAATAGCAGAAACATGTTTTTGGTTTGAGGGTTTTGTACACTATGTTGTTTGGATCGCTTAATACTTGTTCTAGCAGTATTATCATTTGGCATGTACGGATAACAGCTATGcattacatttattttatgaaataaagCCAAATTCGggtttatattttgtttgtttaattattCATGGCTTGTTTGGATCGCTTATGTTCTATCAAATTTTCTTAGGCTTCATTTGAATTTCTTTGCTGCTAAGATACCTAGCTAAGAGTTGTAGCAGAATATTGCAAGAATAATATAATCAGTAGGCAGCATTTCGCATGCCGCATCATCGTGTGGACTTTAGGAGCTTCCTGGTGTGCATTTCGAGTTGTATGTTGTGGAGGAGAGTAATTTCCTTCGCTAGTGCAATCTTCATTTGAAATATTCAGGTTGTGGAGACTCTGCCAGCAACAATAATAGGTCGCTTTGGATTAGGATAGATTGTGGCAGTGGAGGTGGCCATGGTTGGGAAGGCGTGCCTTCGCATTTTGGATTTCTACACTTAGGCCTATGCACAAGAAACCctttattcaatatttatttgcACTTGACATGATGACAtgcttcctataaaaaaaaaaaaaaaagacatgatGACATACTTTTGTGAAGAAGCCCTTTCTTCAACTAGTTCCAAGAAGGTTGTTTATGCCATAAGAAAATAGTATGAACAATAGAATTTGCACTAACAAAACTCACGCTTAAAGAAGAGGAAGtacaaattgatgaaaaattCTCAATCCAAGTATGATTTGACTTGCTCATACCTAACAATGAGAAGAATTTGGCAGATATAGTTTGCTTCAAAAGAGGATAAAAACCTTTGAATTGGATCTTGTTCAAAGAGAAGTGATTCTCCTTGATGAAATCTTTCACTATAATAATGCTATCATTTTGAAGCTTACTAAGTTCTAAATCTTGAAATGATTCAAAGAGTTTTAGTTCCATTAAATTGGAATTTGGCTCATATTTAAAGTATCGAGAAGTGAAAATTTTGGGATACGAACCACAACCCTTCAATAATATTCCTAGTAGCTATCAATTGAGTGACATTTAAAGAACGCGTACTAGTTAGTAAAGTAGAAAAATCAAGAGTTGAATTGTAAATACTCACGATTTTTTATTCATGTGCAATAACACCAATCGTTAATTTGTTAATCAATTGATATCATTCACTTTACTATTTAAAATGGATTGCTCATTTCAGAAGAGTCTTGTCAACTAGGTATCATTTGGcctaactttttttcctctttttttccCTTAAAAGTAACAAGCTAGgccaaacaataatttttaatagctctagtaagaaaaaaaaaacagcttctatattttaataaatattctaatatattatcaaacatattttttaactgtgttataattataataataataaaaacaacttttaacttaccaaacaactttaatttttagttttaaagctattatttctaattttatggttaaaataacttctacacctaaaaaaatatgccaaaaatcaCCAAATGACGTTTTCAAAAAAGTTGaggaatttaattttttttttttattatgggTGTTTTTGGCTAAAATAACCCCAAACCCCATAAAATctcatttatatataaaaaaaaacatatggaAAGTTACAACCTCACAACTTTTATACGAAAATAGAGATACTTTTACCAATACGGCGGAACTACGGGTGGCTGGTCCAACAATGGGAAAGTACTATAATAGCccaagtaattttttaaaattacaaatgTATACTTCAAGTATACTctccgtgacaatatataatATCAATATAGAAGCTAGCATGGCGGTTAAGAATGAATACTGACAGTATCAAAGGTGTATGCAATTTTTtctcccgcaactgcgatcaagagggggctggaaccacttgatgtcagaactgactcccgaaccagattcaactggtggtgaaaaaaaaaaaaaaggtgtatGCAATTTAGCTTTTTTTATGATCAATTTATGCTTAttgtgaattaaaaaaatttgtcactgcaaaaaaaaaaattttaaaggTGTATATTATAACTTTTTAGTGTCCCATCCAAAAAAATTCATAGTTCCGCCACAGTTTACCacaccattttattttttttacacattagGATGGTTAAATTCaatcttcaaaaataaaatttgttttattttatcctTTGTCACGGACTTAAAAAGAAATTGGACAGGAGAAGTTTATAAAAGAAACGTAGGGTGTGAAAAGAAGCTTATAAAAAACCTAAAACTTGATAGCGATTTAAGAGTGTTTGGCTCATACAGGCCCAAACCGAATGCAAATATCAGAGGTTCCAAACAGCGCCTAGGGTTTACAGTTCTATAAATACCAAAAATTCAGGCTCTTCTATTCTCACACGCAGTTTCTAACCATTACCAAATCCGAGGTATAATTCTTTATCTTTTAATCTTCAATATCTTTGatcttttatattttgtgtTTACATTTTTGAGCATCAGTGATGAGCAACTATAATTCGTTATCCTTGCACTTTGATTGTTAGTGAAGAAAACTATGGGGAATTATTACTCTGAGATGctctttttatatgtttctcttaATCATCTATtctaaagttttttattttgtttatttttgtgtttatgtttcttgtttggtttgatttatAGATCTGTGATGTTATTTTAAACTGCGTTATCTATCTGAAACCTCGCTAGAGGAATTGAGGATAATTTTATATGCTGAGATCTAAGCttcaaaacacatttttttgcTTCGTTTGATTTTTTCCAATGGTTGGaaaattattaattagaccATAATTTATGTACAAGTTATAAAATAAAGGTTTTTATAAATGTctcatttgataattttttttttgttattcgcTATGGTTTGTGATggctataattattttttacaattagAGTAAGGTGAATATGATGAGAACAATAATAAAAGATGTCTGATCATCAAATACTATGTATTTGGTATGATCGAACTTATTATCGCTACGTTCTTTCTGATTCATCTTCCATTGTTGTTTGTTACATTTCCTTTCCATTCAACTTTctttattgaattattttgaatttcaattttctttcatttttgtttcaACATTCTTTCATGTTTTAGAACAGGTGTTATCATTTGTTGTCTGATTTGTTTCAGTTTTATTTGAATCAAATTCAATGAATTTTGTACGCAAGTAAAAAGATTGGTTGTCACCGATACAATATTAGTAAAtagtactccctctgtcccaaaatataagggaaaat
This genomic interval from Trifolium pratense cultivar HEN17-A07 linkage group LG6, ARS_RC_1.1, whole genome shotgun sequence contains the following:
- the LOC123888432 gene encoding protein SSUH2 homolog, which gives rise to MEQQPLLSEQKNDLVGNQSGNWSSYQYLGRTGSAIPTGSLTGTHVSVDEIRSAAAVSSSVGYYPPVHGALVGSPEPDPTVQAPVHQGGYGGDYGGPRPEVQRENLDEVEIRELLIDHVGHRCCWGSRPARTWKIHAVEDCNVYVGTLDTFIEEREIIKETEPYLGSSIDGKDKGPELSIWELDLRSQFPVLFVPSKEVREKIPHSEVIEKCSDCTGRGGIVCSTCNADQEPGHYKENQMTQCPSCYGRGLIAHKDGSDTLCVKCNGKGKLPCATCGSRGLLKCETCNGTGSLLARSVAIVKWRTLSTRKVNATRGAASVPDEVFHRSQGVQLCNTQAYQCTPAFFADSYFLNKFSSEVIAERAQVPTTARVICERHTISVVPVTRVTMSHRRQSFSFYIVGYNRDVYLKDYYPSRYCWGLCPCLEWLKL